The Gouania willdenowi chromosome 22, fGouWil2.1, whole genome shotgun sequence nucleotide sequence TGCCTCCCCGCAGCCTGAGCTCCATGATGGCACTTTGCAGGAAGACAGCAAAGCTACGGTCTATAAAACATTTCAGCGAGGTTAATCATTACGCTAGGATTATAATCTAACCAGGAAACTAAAATATCAGTTTGGATGATGACGGCAAAAGAGATCATACCTATATTGCAAACAGCGGACATGTAAACACCTCAAGGTCTTGATTTGCTGCGATTTTCCCACTTTAATGTTGTTAAAATAAGGTTAAAAACCAATCTAATGATACCAAAAGTAAAATGTAATACAGAGCACAGAATACACAAAGTACTCCCCGTAATGTAGGACTTGTATTCACAAGATTTTTAAGCTGTACAAGAAGAAAACTACAAATGAATAACTCCTGTAAATAAAAGCCACAATTACTCAAAAGGTTggaagaaaaacaaccaaatttGATCAAAAATTTCCGTTGATATTGTTTCACTTCTCATTCAAATGGACCCTCAAAAGAAGCTTCCGGTGGATGCACCAAACTTATCATTTAAGGAACTTCCCCAGAGAAAAGATTCTTTCCTTCATCAAAAAATATTCACaggaaagaaagacagaaagtCTTCGTATGACATTGATGAATAAGTTTTAGAGGCAAACCAAAGTAAAACTGAAGAAATCAGCGATGATTCAAGAAACTTTATATTTTCACAATGTTCAAGAGGTTTTACTAAATCAGTCAAAAAGCTTCGCTAAGAGATGTTTTAGAGATATCATTCAAAAAGCCAATTCATAAGATGATTTATTAGAAACTTCACCAGAAGACACTGTTTTAGTCATCTTTTATGTAACTTCTAAGAAGAAACTTTTTTCTTAACTCAAGAAGATTAATCTTGCATATcactcaaaaaatatatttatttgataTAATAAGTTCGTTTAAAAAGTCAAATCAGAAACCATTTCAACGAATCATTTGAGATGCAAAAgatcatttgaggaaaaaaatttaaTCTTCAATTTATATGAACTTTTATTGAAAGATTTTTCCATATCATTAAACAACCACAATTCAGACATAACCAAAATAAGTCTTTAATGCTTTGACTGAATGGCACCTTTTAATGAAACTTCCAAAAAGCTCAACTACTGCACTCATTCCACCACATACTGTATGAAGCTATGGTCTACTGCTTTTCATCCATGGCAGTATTTTACAAACAATCTTAATTAACTTAATtaaattgtgcatttcatcaagTTTTACTTTACAAGCATTTGTGGGGAAATATTTGAGCAGGCTTTGATTAAAAAAGCTGTTAACTCATCATGTGgataatagaaaatacagaaacactCTGGAAGCTCCTCCACAAAGCCCAAGGGCGGAAAATAACGGTAACCTGCTTAATAGCAGCGATTCATTAGGTGATATACTGattattttacatgtatttaaaaaGGACTAACTTGTTTTGGGGTCTTACCTTCACAAAGAGCTCGATAACGGGCTCACTGTCCTCTTTAATCCCGTTCTGCGGCACCGACAGCGACATGTTGGCTCCTGCTGCTTCCAAGGTTCCCCTCACAAAGATGACTTTTTTCCCCCTCGCTACCACACCCGGCTACACTCAGACCTCTCGGTTTCCTTCACCACTCTGTTTTTTTCCTGCTCCGGGAGCTTTGTTTCACTATTCCTAAAGAAAGAACCGAGCCCTGGAGGCAGTATGTCCGTCACAAGTCGATGCGGGACGAAGACGAGTCCTCCGCTGACAGTAGTAACTGCTCTGTCACTGGGGCTAGCAAAGCTACCACAGCGTGGCCGCACGCGccgactctgctgctgctggaaaatgaggatgaggaggaggctGGGATGAAGAAGAAGGCTCGGGAATATTTAAAGgcgtgatgtcatcagtgtcgTAAACGGACACAAAATGCGGGCGGGTTTGAGGAGGGAGGGAGTCTCCCTTTTGAGAATCGGGATAGGTTAAAGAAGAAAGCTTCTTCTGCTATGAAAATGTCATGAACACATGCAGATAAAACTCTAAACTCATAAACTTTACGGTCTAATGAGACAATTAAAAATTTAAACcctactttttttctgctgctacTTCCTGTATATGGGTGCGACTTCCTGTgaggtgttattattattattattattaataataataataataattagttatttatttttcctgtgaggtgtgatgaataaataaagaccAGGTTGGGTTTTGTCATGAGAAAATATTTCTGAGgatttatatatattgtgttgcattatgttttctttaacttaaaattaaaacagattttaaaaaaaatatcctttAATGATGCTGCTCCTATAATGTaaatgcacccatgttttattactcTTATGATGCTGCACCTGTTGTATTAATTTCTCCACTGCTTTGTAAagcattttgtgattttatctgcaaaaagcactttataaattaATTACTTACTTAAACatagtatgtaaaaaaaaaaaaaaaattctgcagCTACTTCCTGCATATGGGTGTTACTTCCTGTGAGgtgttatttagttatttttcctGTGAGGTGTGATAAATACATAAAGCCCAGGTTGGGTTTTGTCATGAGAAAATATTTCTGaggatttatatatatatatatatgctactTCTTCAAAGACGCAGGACTTTGTGCCCATATTTATATCTACAGCCGTGTCACACTGACATTTGGAACAAGGGCCATACCATTCAGACATCTTACATTTACAACAGCTACTCATTTTGGAGCAATATTTTTACAAAAGTAGCACTAACTGGATCTTTTGTTGTTACCCGGTTAATCACTAAACCTCCCAGTACAAGCAGCAACTTATTCACTATGTTCCACTGTATGAAAGTACAAGCAGCAGTtagcaaaagaaaaataattatctagactgtttttttgttgttacgcTGCTGTAGGTTTATGATGGAGCTGCTTGGGAGCTCTGAGGGTTTAAACAATTCCCTAATCACAGGTGCTTCTTAGCCGGGCATACATGTTCTCCCGATGCATGGTTTCTCTACAGGTTTCCTAACCAGTCCATAGACTTGTATGTTTTCAGATGTAGCGACAAAGTTTTACACTACATcttcaaataaaatatacttATGCCTAAAAGATCACACTTAAATGTAAAAGCTATAGTTTAAACAGCCTAACTGGACTCAAGTGGTTATTTATGTCAACTAACTCAAGCATATCGAGTAATAATCCCTTCTGAATAGTTAAAGTAAACAGCAAATGTATTTCAAGTATGACTAATCACTACGTTTACTGTACTTTGTATGTTCTTGCGTCTAGACTCCTTAATTTCCTGTcatttaaaatgagaaaaagggaAACTTTGCATTAAGTCAGAAAGCTATCCACATCGATGTGCTTTGGAGTTCCAATGACCAGCTGTACAAGCGCTACACTGATTGTTATGAGCCTCTTATTTCTGGCAGTTAAAAATATGCCACATTTAAAGTATAGAAGCATACAATTTAAACCCAatgattacaattatttcttatctggtataaaaaaattaaaaacacaccatTCCTAAAAAAGGTTTTAATTCTGAAAGGTGGAGATGACAGGGGCAAAGGTTTCTAAATACAAATTATACTCAAGTCCCATGGAGATAATGTTGGTACAGCGCGTTCAATACAAACGTCTTATCAATGCGTTGGTAAAATTAAAGCATGTTTCACATTGAATCTTTCAAATTTATAAACCAGATGACTCTGAAGTTAGGAAAAAAGCGAATTTGACGTTTTTTGGTACCTTTTGTTTCAGCACCTTTAACAGTTCCCACAGTATTTCCATTACGTTCAGTATTTAAAGGTGACAGTAACAGCAGGCGACCAAATGGTGGTGTCCTTCAAAACGTCATGTTAGTGATTCATGCACGACGACTGCACATGCAATCATTTCTCAACACACTCCATTGTAGAATTTGGAAGATTAGATGTAACCTGCCCAACTTGATTTAGGAGGATATTACTATCAACAAGCTTCTTTTTACAGTTCAGATATGCACTAACCAACAGAGAAAGCCCTAAAAGAAAACACGCTTCAGAATGTACCAAACCAGTAAAAAGAATAACGAGacaaaatttaacattttgtaCATTCTAAAGCTCAATCAGGTTGTTGACAAACATCAAAAGTGAGTGATTGAAGCATCGGGAAGAGAGGAGTCCTTTCTTTCAGGACATCTGTGATGGAGACAGCTGGGCCTTCCTCATGGAGCGCAGTGCCTTCTCTCTAAGGTGCTTTTCCAGATCGTCCAGAGTGTCGTCAACGTCACTTTCTGACTCCTGAACACAAATCCAGACATGCCTTCTGCTAAGTTGGATTACACGGTACAACTCAGAAGATTCATGTtaaatatcattacatttatatGTTTACCTTTCTTGATTCACTGTCCTCCTCCACAGCCGGGTTCTCCGGCACGTCCTCAGGGGCAGCTCCACTGCTCTTCTCTTTCTTGtgcttcttgtgttttttgtgtttcttgtctttcttatgcttcttttccttcttcttcttctttttctttccactTCCTTCAACATCGGAAATCTTTAAAGACAAGAAcgtttttttgagaaaaatgtgtAACAGGCTTTTGTCACCTGTAACAACTATTAAATGTGACAACATTGGGCTACGCCTGTGTTGTATGATATGTTATggctttatttattcagacaatttctTCAAAACGACAAACAGAAACTTGCTGCAATTGCTACGCGGAgatcaaggaaacttcaaaggtaACATCAAAGTAATGAGCAGAtgtctgacgaagactggcagttgtcagtcaaaatttcaggagatcaaagtagattTCCTCAGGAACatctgtctgaataaatgaaacctttacatactatttaaaaaaacgtTGCTGGGATTACTAAGCCTGTGTTGATTTATGATGACAGTTCTACAGTATGATGATATCAGGTTACTTATTTACAATACATCATGCATTTTAAATCTGTGTCCGAAATCATCAAAAACAGCAACTGATGTTCCTTtgcaaaaagtaaaaatactcTACATTGTCAACTTTGCTTGGAGATCTATTGCCGGAGCCGCTGCTGGGCTTTTTGGCCGGAGGGGGAGGAGACCCACTGCCTGAACGAGTCGGTGAAGGGGAGGCAGATGTCGGGGCTGGACGTTTCAGTGCTGCTGGTTGAGGAGAACCTGATCTGGACCTGGAGGACACTCTCTTCACAGGCTGGGGGCTTGATGAGGGTCTGTGAAGCACATACAGGTAAGAAATGTTAAAAACCATGGTATTTTACAGCTTTGTGCCACATTAAAGGTTTTCACGTGTTACCTCTGGTTGTTGCGAGGCTCTGGGGTGCGGGACACACGTCGAAAAGGTTTGCCAGTGTGTGAAGGAGATTGCTGCCTCAGTCGTTGAGACGGAGATGCGCTGGAGGGTTTGAAGCGTCCCTTTGGACTACTGGAAGCTCGGACTTTGCGACCTCGATTCGCAGGCGAGGGTGAAAGCCTTCGTGAGGCTATGGGTGAGCGGGCATCCCTGCTCGGCCTGCCAGAGGGCCCCATGGGGCTCCTCCTGTGTCTTGGTGGagatgtggaggacagaggagtcCGTCTCCGCGGGGCAGGAGAGCTCCTCCGCTTCGGTGATCTTGAAGGGCGACGCTTACTCATTGGTGAGGCACGCTTTGCAGGTGAAGTGGACATCCTCCTCTTCTGTGGAGGCAAAGGGGACGGGCTGTAACGACGCTGGATGGGAGGAGAATAGCGCCTGGGAGATGGAGATCTACGACGAGGTAGTGGCGAAGGAGACCTgttgaaaaagtgcaaaaaagaaaaacatttttaattaaaaaccgCCAgttccatttttcaaatgttgataaccattaaataataaatgtacctgCGTCTGGGGGGTGAGGGTGATCTGCGGCGCCTTGGTGGAGAGGGGGAGCGACGTCTGCGTGCCGGGGATGGAGaacgtctttttctgaaagaagaataaatctattaaaatatatagaaaactGAGCTGTTGGTGGGTAAACTTTGGAAGACTTTAAAGTGAGTATCTGACCTAGGGGAGGGGTCCCTGTGCCGCCTCCGAGGAGAAGGAGTGCGACTGCGCCTCCTCTTCACCTCCCCATTTCGAGCCGCTGGTCCAGCTGTTGGCCTTTTGGGACCCTCGTCATCTGAAGAAAATGATCCAGAATCTGAAAAGCCAATGAGACACAAGATATTATGATATAGTTTACATTGGTCACTGCTTAACATTTACACAGACTGAAAGGCCATGACAGGAGGTTGGTGCATTAGGGGAGATTCTAAGTAAGGGAGACTTAACTATAGCTAATGATAAAAAGTTTTAACCTGAAGAGGATTGTTGATTCTGTCTGCGATACTGACGTCGCTGCTGCACCGAATCTGCTGTTGCCCCTTTGTCATGTTTGTCATCCTCTGAAATGCAGAGTATTGTTGTTTGATTGTTCTTACTGAATTGACAGGAAACATTCCTCATCTACATACAATCTCACTTTAGGTCTAACCCCAGCATGACTGACTGAAAGCAGAGTATTTAACATGTATAACTTTGCAGCATGTGTAGCTTTTAAGTTTTTAAGTGAGTAATCAATGAGGCAAAACCTAACCGATggaacaattataatttaacatctTGTGAAATTAGTTTACATCTGCACATGCTGTAACTGAGCTAGAGAAAATGTCTCAGTCTTCACCATCCTGAGTATTAGAGATCATTTATTAGGACTCCTACCTGATTCAGACCCTTCAGAATGTCGAAGTTTGGTACGAGGTGGAGAAGCAGCTCTTCCTGCTGGTTTAGGTCTAAagcctaaaaaacaaaacatacatttttatgttCACTAACGCCTGCATGTTATATTTAAGTGAACAATTGTACTTTCAAAATTATAAGTAACCAGGAAATAACtaataaaaagtatttaaaaacacaacttgtttaaaatgtaattgtttctaAAAGAATAATCTAAAAttaaaagtatccattaaagatGGGTGGAGCTCCTACCAGACGCCCTGGGCGGGGAAGCAGAGCTTCTTGCTCTCCTGCCACGTGGAGAAGGCGATCGTCGATTCCTCCCTGCAGGACTGATGGAAATGTCACCATGATGAGGTGGTTTGCGAGGTGGTGTGTTGGATGTTCTTTTCACAACTTTTTTGGGTGAGCGGGAGCCAGCAGAGCTACTGCCAGAGGACGAAGCAGAGCGAGAGCGCCTCCTGCAGGAGAGAcagaataatacatttaaacctAATTTTTTCAGCATGGTGATTTAAGATATTTGTGGGGATGTGCTACCTACATGTGTTAACACTTCTAGAATATTACTTCCTAGAGTCTCTCTTCCTcacaaaaattccaaaaaagaGGAATAGCATGTCAAATAGCTTGGAGCTATTACATTTAATACAACAGTAAATGTGCCCTAAGTCACAATAACATGAAGTAGTGACCCTTGATTAACAGTATATCGATTGTGTGTGTGCTATTGATTTTGCGCTCTGATGGACTGGAGAACTTTCAATTGTGTGCCCAAACTTGCTGTCAGAGCAAGCTGGAAATAACCCAGTTGGAAAAGCTTCTTTTGAACAGATGGGCAGAAGGAAAAAAACTTTGGTCCTTAAAAACAAGTTTAGTTGCTCACTGACCTGCGGACAGGAGACCGCCTGTGCCTGTGTCTGGAGGCAGGGGGACCACGTCGAGGGGGGCTCCTGCGGCGAGGAGACATCCTTCGCCTGGGACTTTGTCTTTTACGAGGCGAGTACGACCTGGAAGGAGTGAAGAGACGAGAAGCTTCAATATTTAACATACATTTCTCCAAAATAAAGAAACTAGACCTTATGTAAAGTTCTATAAACAGAACTCACCTTGAACGTGATCGTCGTCTACGTGAACGAGAATGAGAACGAGATCGGTGATGGGGTTTGTCTCTCCTGGTGTCCTTTTCCCTTTCACGAGACCTTGGCCTTTCCACTTTTTTCTGGGGTTTCTCTGGGGAAGGCTCTTTGGCTTGTGTCCTGGAGTCTGGTTTGACCACCTCTACAACAGTGTCACTACAACCAA carries:
- the srrm1 gene encoding serine/arginine repetitive matrix protein 1 isoform X1; amino-acid sequence: MDAGFFRGTSAEQDNRFSNKHKKLLKQLKFAECLDKKVDMTKVNLEVIKPWITQRVTEILGFEDDVVIEFIFNQLEEKHPDSKMMQINLTGFLNGKNAREFMRDLWPLLLSAQENIAGIPSAFLEQKKEEIRQRQIEQEKIASLKKVDEEKKEKVKETRERSQSRSPRRRKTRTPSPRRKSPVKRDRKSSPSPLSRRKPSPVPSSSPPPPLMQLPTKPLEQPVEPDTTAKDMPEAVVEEVSSTGDTVVEVVKPDSRTQAKEPSPEKPQKKVERPRSREREKDTRRDKPHHRSRSHSRSRRRRSRSRSYSPRKRQSPRRRMSPRRRSPPRRGPPASRHRHRRSPVRRRRSRSASSSGSSSAGSRSPKKVVKRTSNTPPRKPPHHGDISISPAGRNRRSPSPRGRRARSSASPPRASGFRPKPAGRAASPPRTKLRHSEGSESEDDKHDKGATADSVQQRRQYRRQNQQSSSDSGSFSSDDEGPKRPTAGPAARNGEVKRRRSRTPSPRRRHRDPSPRKRRSPSPARRRRSPSPPRRRRSPSPPRRRSPSPLPRRRSPSPRRYSPPIQRRYSPSPLPPQKRRMSTSPAKRASPMSKRRPSRSPKRRSSPAPRRRTPLSSTSPPRHRRSPMGPSGRPSRDARSPIASRRLSPSPANRGRKVRASSSPKGRFKPSSASPSQRLRQQSPSHTGKPFRRVSRTPEPRNNQRPSSSPQPVKRVSSRSRSGSPQPAALKRPAPTSASPSPTRSGSGSPPPPAKKPSSGSGNRSPSKVDNISDVEGSGKKKKKKKEKKHKKDKKHKKHKKHKKEKSSGAAPEDVPENPAVEEDSESRKESESDVDDTLDDLEKHLREKALRSMRKAQLSPSQMS
- the srrm1 gene encoding serine/arginine repetitive matrix protein 1 isoform X2, with translation MDAGFFRGTSAEQDNRFSNKHKKLLKQLKFAECLDKKVDMTKVNLEVIKPWITQRVTEILGFEDDVVIEFIFNQLEEKHPDSKMMQINLTGFLNGKNAREFMRDLWPLLLSAQENIAGIPSAFLEQKKEEIRQRQIEQEKIASLKKVDEEKKEKVKETRERSQSRSPRRRKTRTPSPRRKSPVKRDRKSSPSPLSRRKPSPVPSSSPPPPLMQLPTKPLEQPVEPDTTAKDMPEAVVEEVSSTGDTVVEVVKPDSRTQAKEPSPEKPQKKVERPRSREREKDTRRDKPHHRSRSHSRSRRRRSRSRSYSPRKRQSPRRRMSPRRRSPPRRGPPASRHRHRRSPVRRRRSRSASSSGSSSAGSRSPKKVVKRTSNTPPRKPPHHGDISISPAGRNRRSPSPRGRRARSSASPPRASGFRPKPAGRAASPPRTKLRHSEGSESDSGSFSSDDEGPKRPTAGPAARNGEVKRRRSRTPSPRRRHRDPSPRKRRSPSPARRRRSPSPPRRRRSPSPPRRRSPSPLPRRRSPSPRRYSPPIQRRYSPSPLPPQKRRMSTSPAKRASPMSKRRPSRSPKRRSSPAPRRRTPLSSTSPPRHRRSPMGPSGRPSRDARSPIASRRLSPSPANRGRKVRASSSPKGRFKPSSASPSQRLRQQSPSHTGKPFRRVSRTPEPRNNQRPSSSPQPVKRVSSRSRSGSPQPAALKRPAPTSASPSPTRSGSGSPPPPAKKPSSGSGNRSPSKVDNISDVEGSGKKKKKKKEKKHKKDKKHKKHKKHKKEKSSGAAPEDVPENPAVEEDSESRKESESDVDDTLDDLEKHLREKALRSMRKAQLSPSQMS